A single window of Streptomyces cathayae DNA harbors:
- a CDS encoding CobW family GTP-binding protein, translating into MERSSGRQIPVVVLAGFLGSGKTTLLNHLLHHSGGSRIGAVVNDFGAIEIDAMAVAGALGDSTLSLGNGCLCCAVDGSELDVYLERLARPSAGIDVIVIEASGLAEPQEIVRMVLASEHPDIVYGGLVEVVDAAEFARTRAGHPEIDRHLGLADLVVVNKIDRAADAERVLDVVRSLVDRAAVVPATHGRVDPEFLFDCRPGEERVGQLSFDDLPRHGPTDAGANADEHTGHLHAAYDSLSFASAAPLDPRRLIRFLDSRPEGLYRIKGYIDFGPYDTGNRYAVHAVGRFLRFSPEAWPAGAERLTQLVLIGTGIDAATLRKELEACVADAPHPDAPHPDEQGMWGVLRYVQEPDDQRG; encoded by the coding sequence GTGGAGCGCAGCAGCGGTCGGCAGATTCCGGTCGTCGTCCTGGCCGGGTTTCTCGGATCAGGAAAGACCACCCTGCTCAACCACCTCCTCCACCACAGCGGCGGCAGCCGTATCGGGGCCGTCGTCAACGACTTCGGCGCCATCGAGATCGACGCCATGGCCGTGGCCGGCGCGCTCGGCGACTCGACCCTCTCGCTCGGGAACGGGTGTCTGTGCTGCGCCGTCGACGGCAGCGAGCTGGACGTGTATCTCGAGCGGCTGGCACGGCCGTCCGCCGGGATCGACGTCATCGTCATCGAGGCCAGCGGTCTCGCCGAGCCGCAGGAGATCGTACGGATGGTGCTCGCCAGCGAGCACCCCGACATCGTGTACGGCGGGCTCGTCGAGGTCGTGGACGCCGCCGAGTTCGCGCGGACACGCGCCGGGCACCCCGAGATCGACCGGCATCTCGGCCTGGCCGATCTGGTCGTCGTGAACAAAATCGACCGGGCGGCGGACGCGGAGCGCGTGCTCGACGTCGTGCGGTCGCTCGTCGACCGCGCCGCCGTCGTTCCCGCCACGCACGGCCGTGTCGATCCGGAGTTCCTCTTCGACTGCCGGCCCGGTGAGGAACGCGTCGGGCAGCTCTCCTTCGACGACCTGCCCCGGCACGGCCCCACCGACGCCGGCGCCAACGCCGACGAGCACACGGGGCACCTGCACGCCGCGTACGACAGCCTGTCCTTCGCCTCCGCCGCACCCCTCGACCCCCGGCGGCTGATCCGGTTCCTCGACAGCCGGCCGGAAGGGCTCTACCGGATCAAGGGGTACATCGACTTCGGGCCGTACGACACCGGGAACCGGTACGCCGTGCATGCCGTCGGCCGGTTCCTGCGGTTCTCCCCGGAAGCCTGGCCGGCCGGCGCGGAGCGGCTGACGCAGCTGGTGCTCATCGGGACCGGCATCGACGCCGCCACGCTCCGCAAGGAGCTGGAGGCCTGCGTCGCCGACGCCCCGCACCCCGACGCCCCGCACCCCGACGAGCAGGGCATGTGGGGCGTTCTGCGCTATGTGCAGGAGCCCGACGACCAGCGGGGTTAG
- a CDS encoding sucrase ferredoxin, producing MSTCSTVSRELDEPVAGTAATARTWLLLEQPGPWGAKALTSSHLDPALGRALEAATKGTGVRIALIRRPGRHADPRRPATRRVYAAHTVPGNTWLHTAATTDPERLLDLDFSALGRGRSDTFDGTLGGRPHGGDPLALVCTNGKRDRCCALLGRPLAAELTASGVQGVWEVTHLGGHRFAPTVLVLPHGYAYGRAGTHTVKEALHGVREGRILVAGCRGSSAWERPGQAAELAVRTEAGEYAAEALTVVRTDGAAPRWQVLVAHADGRRWRVEVAQGASLPPRAESCGTSVLGSPARMDVVAVREVTVRALAS from the coding sequence GTGAGTACGTGCTCAACCGTGTCCCGCGAGCTCGACGAGCCCGTCGCGGGGACCGCTGCCACCGCGAGGACCTGGCTCCTGCTGGAGCAGCCCGGCCCCTGGGGCGCCAAGGCGCTCACGTCGAGCCACCTCGACCCCGCTCTGGGCCGCGCCCTGGAGGCCGCCACGAAGGGCACCGGAGTGCGGATCGCCCTCATCCGGCGCCCGGGACGGCACGCGGACCCCCGGAGGCCCGCCACCCGCCGGGTGTACGCGGCCCACACCGTTCCGGGAAACACGTGGCTGCACACCGCCGCGACCACGGACCCCGAGCGACTGCTCGACCTCGACTTCTCCGCTCTCGGCAGGGGGCGGAGCGACACCTTCGACGGGACGCTCGGCGGACGGCCGCACGGCGGGGACCCGCTCGCCCTCGTCTGCACCAACGGCAAACGCGATCGCTGCTGCGCACTCCTCGGGCGCCCCCTGGCGGCCGAACTCACCGCCTCCGGGGTCCAGGGCGTCTGGGAGGTCACCCATCTGGGCGGGCACCGGTTCGCGCCGACGGTGCTCGTGCTGCCCCACGGCTACGCGTACGGCAGGGCCGGGACGCACACCGTCAAGGAGGCGCTGCACGGCGTGCGGGAGGGCCGGATCCTCGTGGCGGGGTGCCGCGGGAGCTCCGCCTGGGAGCGCCCCGGCCAGGCGGCCGAGCTGGCCGTGCGGACCGAGGCGGGCGAGTACGCCGCCGAGGCGCTGACCGTCGTACGGACGGACGGCGCGGCACCGCGCTGGCAGGTGCTCGTCGCACACGCCGACGGGCGTCGGTGGCGGGTGGAGGTGGCGCAGGGCGCGTCCCTGCCGCCCCGCGCGGAGAGCTGCGGGACGTCGGTGCTGGGCTCACCCGCGCGGATGGACGTGGTGGCGGTGCGCGAGGTGACCGTGAGGGCACTCGCGAGCTGA
- a CDS encoding sensor histidine kinase, giving the protein MRATPLTRHLRLGLPRRVFSQVLMMQLSIAAGVAVLATGLFLAPLGAQLDDQAMRRALAIAQTTAQQSQIARDLRSTSPTPDGPVQREAERIRKATGAEYVVVLDRRGVRWSHTDPRRIGDPVSTDPGEALAGHEVMEIDDGTLGRSARGKVPLRDGDGEIIGAVSVGIAYDSVRARLIHAIPGLFAYAGGALAVGALAAWLVSRRVQRQTRDLAFSDIAALLAEREAMLHGIREGVVALDRTGRVRLLNDEARRLLDLGDEAVGRFPDEALGTGRTADVLAGRVTGADLLTVRGQRVLVANRMPTGDGGAVATLRDRTELDRLGRELDSTRGLIDALRAQDHEHANRMHTLLGLLELEMYDDAVEFVGEVVGDHRVTAEQITEKIRDPLLAALLVGKATVAAERGVALWITDRTRLPDRLIDPGGLVTVVGNLVDNALDAVAGTPHARVEVELRAEGRTAVLGVRDTGPGIPAEQRELIFTEGWSTKKPPDHRDRGIGLSLVRRLAERQGGAATVDEADGGGAEFTVILPEALTEPGPPAALTGASGLVSVPLSVPLSVPQATEEEP; this is encoded by the coding sequence ATGCGCGCCACCCCCCTCACCCGCCACCTGCGCCTCGGTCTGCCGCGGCGGGTCTTCTCGCAGGTCCTGATGATGCAGCTGTCGATCGCCGCGGGAGTCGCGGTGCTCGCGACCGGGCTGTTCCTCGCGCCGCTCGGTGCCCAGCTGGACGACCAGGCGATGCGCCGCGCGCTCGCCATCGCCCAGACCACCGCCCAGCAGTCACAGATCGCGCGGGACCTGCGGAGCACGTCGCCCACGCCGGACGGACCGGTGCAGCGGGAGGCGGAACGGATCCGGAAGGCCACCGGCGCCGAGTACGTGGTGGTGCTGGACCGCCGGGGCGTGCGCTGGTCGCACACCGACCCCCGCAGGATCGGCGATCCGGTCTCGACCGATCCCGGCGAGGCCCTGGCGGGGCACGAGGTCATGGAGATCGACGACGGCACGCTGGGGCGCTCCGCACGCGGCAAGGTCCCGCTGCGCGACGGCGACGGCGAGATCATCGGGGCGGTCTCGGTCGGCATCGCCTACGACAGTGTCCGGGCCCGGCTGATCCACGCGATCCCGGGGCTCTTCGCGTACGCGGGCGGGGCGCTGGCGGTGGGCGCGCTCGCGGCCTGGCTCGTCTCCCGGCGGGTGCAGCGGCAGACCAGGGACCTGGCCTTCTCCGACATCGCGGCGCTGCTCGCGGAGCGCGAGGCGATGCTGCACGGCATCCGGGAGGGCGTCGTCGCCCTCGACCGCACCGGCCGGGTCCGCCTCCTCAACGACGAGGCCCGGCGCCTGCTGGACCTCGGTGACGAGGCCGTGGGCCGCTTCCCCGACGAGGCGCTCGGCACGGGCCGGACGGCCGACGTGCTGGCCGGCCGGGTGACCGGCGCCGACCTGCTCACCGTCCGCGGGCAGCGCGTCCTGGTCGCCAACCGCATGCCGACCGGCGACGGCGGCGCCGTGGCCACCCTCCGCGACCGGACGGAGCTGGACCGGCTCGGTCGGGAACTGGACTCCACGCGCGGGCTGATCGACGCGCTGCGCGCCCAGGACCACGAGCACGCCAACCGCATGCACACCCTGCTCGGGCTGCTCGAACTCGAGATGTACGACGACGCCGTGGAGTTCGTCGGCGAGGTCGTCGGCGATCACCGGGTGACGGCGGAGCAGATCACCGAGAAAATCCGCGACCCGCTGCTCGCCGCCCTGCTGGTGGGCAAGGCGACGGTCGCGGCCGAGCGGGGCGTGGCCCTGTGGATCACGGACCGGACACGGCTGCCGGACCGGCTGATCGACCCCGGGGGCCTGGTCACCGTCGTCGGGAACCTGGTGGACAACGCGCTCGACGCCGTCGCGGGCACACCGCACGCGCGCGTGGAGGTCGAACTGCGCGCCGAGGGGCGTACGGCGGTGCTCGGTGTACGCGACACCGGGCCCGGAATTCCCGCGGAGCAACGCGAGTTGATCTTCACTGAGGGCTGGTCCACCAAGAAGCCGCCGGACCACCGCGACCGGGGCATCGGGCTCTCCCTCGTCCGCCGGCTCGCCGAACGCCAGGGTGGCGCCGCGACCGTGGACGAGGCGGACGGCGGGGGCGCGGAGTTCACCGTGATCCTGCCCGAGGCACTGACCGAGCCCGGTCCGCCGGCCGCCCTCACCGGGGCGTCCGGCCTCGTGTCCGTGCCCTTGTCCGTGCCCCTGTCCGTCCCGCAGGCCACCGAGGAGGAGCCCTGA
- a CDS encoding response regulator: MIEVLVVDDDVRVAHVHAAYVEKVPGFHVAGQAHSAAAALTLLETLPRLDLVLLDHCLPDRTGLEVVREMRGRGHQTDVIMVTAARDVATVQAAMRQGVLQYLVKPFAFTGLRAKLEAYAELRRTLDGGGEAEQAEVDRIFGALSASAAEPALPKGHSPTTAELVRRSLMNAGGPLSAQELADRTGVSRQTAQRYLKLLERTGRATLTLKYGDAGRPEHRYVWAGRA; the protein is encoded by the coding sequence ATGATCGAGGTCCTGGTCGTGGACGACGACGTCCGGGTCGCACACGTCCACGCCGCCTACGTCGAGAAGGTGCCCGGCTTCCACGTGGCCGGCCAGGCGCACAGTGCGGCCGCGGCGCTCACCCTGCTGGAGACGCTCCCGCGGCTGGATCTGGTGCTCCTGGACCACTGTCTGCCCGACCGGACGGGCCTCGAGGTCGTCCGGGAGATGCGCGGGCGCGGCCACCAGACCGATGTGATCATGGTGACGGCGGCGCGGGACGTCGCCACCGTGCAGGCGGCGATGCGGCAGGGCGTACTGCAGTACCTGGTCAAGCCGTTCGCCTTCACCGGACTGCGCGCCAAGCTGGAGGCCTACGCGGAACTGCGCCGCACCCTGGACGGCGGCGGCGAGGCGGAACAGGCCGAGGTGGACCGCATCTTCGGCGCCCTGTCGGCGTCGGCGGCGGAGCCCGCTCTGCCCAAGGGGCACTCCCCCACCACCGCGGAGCTGGTACGCCGGAGCCTGATGAACGCCGGCGGCCCGCTGTCGGCCCAGGAGCTCGCCGACCGCACAGGGGTCAGCCGCCAGACGGCGCAGCGCTATCTCAAGCTCCTGGAGCGCACGGGACGGGCCACGCTGACCCTCAAGTACGGCGACGCGGGCCGCCCGGAGCACCGTTACGTGTGGGCGGGCCGCGCCTGA
- a CDS encoding solute symporter family protein produces MTEDHQTLALLLFSAFVAVTLGITTWVSRRRQGSAEEFYAGGRLFSPMENGFAIAGDYMSAASFLGISGLIALFGYDGMLYSVGFLVAWLVVLFLVAELVRNCGRFTLADVVAARMRERPVRIAAGTSSVTVSVLYLVAQMVGAGSLVALLLGGRSEAAQAWTVVGVGALMVVYVSLGGMRATTWIQIVKAVLLLGGTIALTVLVLLRFHGDFNRLLLTAAERSGHGEAFLAPGLAYGGDWTSRFDFVSLGLALVLGTAGLPHILSRFYTVPTARAARRSVVWSIGLIGGFYLMTIVLGFGAAAVVGPEAVRGSNAAGNTAVPLLALDLGGGADSTGGTVLFAIVAAVAFATILAVVAGITLASSASVAHDLYASGRRRGKPHSEVTVARVAAVGIGVLAIALGLLARDLNVAFLVGLAFAVAASANLPVLLYSLFWRGFTTSGAVWAVYGGLIPAVVLVLLSPVVSGSPDSLFPGVDFQLFPLQNPGLISIPLGFLAGWLGTVTSAEAPDEAKHAETEVRSLTGAGAV; encoded by the coding sequence GTGACGGAGGATCACCAGACGCTGGCGCTGCTGCTGTTCAGCGCGTTCGTCGCGGTCACGCTGGGGATCACCACCTGGGTGAGCCGCAGACGGCAGGGATCGGCCGAGGAGTTCTACGCCGGTGGCCGGCTCTTCTCGCCGATGGAGAATGGTTTTGCCATCGCGGGCGACTACATGTCGGCCGCTTCCTTCCTCGGCATCTCCGGGCTGATCGCGCTCTTCGGCTACGACGGGATGCTGTACTCGGTGGGCTTCCTGGTGGCCTGGCTCGTGGTCCTGTTCCTGGTCGCGGAACTGGTGCGCAACTGCGGGCGGTTCACCCTCGCCGACGTGGTGGCGGCCCGGATGCGGGAACGGCCCGTGCGGATCGCCGCGGGAACCTCGTCGGTCACCGTGTCCGTTCTGTACCTGGTGGCGCAGATGGTGGGCGCGGGCAGCCTGGTCGCGCTGCTGCTCGGCGGCCGGAGCGAGGCGGCGCAGGCCTGGACCGTCGTCGGGGTCGGCGCGCTGATGGTGGTCTACGTCTCGTTGGGAGGGATGCGGGCCACCACCTGGATCCAGATCGTCAAGGCGGTCCTGCTGCTCGGCGGCACCATCGCGCTGACCGTCCTCGTCCTGCTCCGGTTCCACGGCGACTTCAACCGCCTGCTGCTCACGGCGGCCGAGCGCAGCGGTCACGGGGAGGCGTTCCTGGCCCCCGGACTCGCCTACGGCGGGGACTGGACCTCCCGGTTCGACTTCGTCAGTCTGGGGCTCGCCCTGGTGCTGGGCACGGCGGGGCTGCCGCACATCCTGTCCCGCTTCTACACCGTCCCGACCGCGCGGGCGGCCCGGCGGTCGGTCGTCTGGTCGATCGGGCTCATCGGCGGGTTCTACCTGATGACGATCGTCCTCGGGTTCGGCGCGGCCGCCGTCGTCGGACCGGAGGCCGTGCGCGGGTCCAACGCGGCCGGGAACACGGCAGTCCCCCTGCTGGCGCTCGACCTCGGCGGCGGCGCCGACTCCACCGGTGGAACAGTTCTGTTCGCGATCGTCGCAGCGGTCGCCTTCGCCACGATCCTCGCCGTCGTCGCCGGGATCACGCTCGCCTCCTCGGCGTCCGTCGCCCACGACCTGTACGCGTCCGGGCGCCGCCGCGGGAAGCCGCACAGCGAGGTGACCGTGGCCCGGGTGGCCGCCGTCGGCATCGGCGTGCTCGCGATCGCGCTCGGACTGCTGGCCCGCGACCTCAACGTCGCCTTCCTCGTCGGGCTGGCCTTCGCCGTGGCCGCCTCCGCCAACCTGCCCGTGCTGCTCTACTCCCTGTTCTGGCGGGGGTTCACCACCAGTGGCGCCGTGTGGGCCGTCTACGGCGGCCTGATCCCGGCCGTGGTGCTGGTGCTGCTGTCCCCGGTGGTCTCCGGCAGCCCCGACTCCCTGTTCCCCGGCGTCGACTTCCAGCTCTTCCCGCTCCAGAACCCCGGCCTGATCTCCATCCCGCTGGGCTTCCTGGCGGGCTGGCTCGGCACGGTCACCTCGGCCGAGGCCCCCGACGAGGCCAAGCACGCGGAGACCGAGGTGCGGTCGCTGACCGGCGCGGGGGCGGTGTGA
- a CDS encoding DUF485 domain-containing protein, translating to MQQSNDRPHPGGGGPADVGHDDPWYDALASGWGESTGTGAPPAVHPAPPSVRPAAEPAARRPEGAADTADVYLQVQRSAAFQEVRSRYRRFVVPAVVVFCAWYVAYVVAATAAPDLMARPVAGAVNVGLLAGLGQFLTTFLLTWAYTRHARLRRDRAALELRWETQELARERGGVS from the coding sequence ATGCAGCAAAGCAATGATCGTCCCCACCCGGGTGGAGGCGGTCCCGCAGACGTGGGTCACGACGATCCCTGGTACGACGCCCTCGCCTCGGGCTGGGGTGAGTCGACCGGCACCGGAGCGCCGCCGGCGGTGCACCCGGCGCCTCCGTCGGTGAGGCCGGCGGCGGAACCGGCGGCACGTCGGCCGGAGGGGGCCGCGGACACGGCCGACGTGTACCTCCAGGTGCAGCGCAGCGCGGCGTTCCAGGAAGTGCGCAGCCGCTACCGGAGGTTCGTGGTCCCGGCGGTCGTCGTCTTCTGCGCCTGGTACGTGGCGTACGTCGTCGCCGCCACGGCCGCGCCGGACCTCATGGCCCGACCGGTGGCCGGCGCCGTGAACGTGGGACTGCTCGCCGGGCTCGGCCAGTTCCTGACCACCTTCCTGCTCACCTGGGCCTACACCCGGCACGCACGGCTGCGCAGGGACCGGGCCGCGCTGGAACTCCGCTGGGAGACCCAGGAGTTGGCGCGGGAGCGGGGCGGTGTCTCGTGA
- a CDS encoding DNA gyrase/topoisomerase IV subunit B, whose amino-acid sequence MTAETSVPSTALLAGADRDGSNYTARHLLVLEGLEAVRKRPGMYIGSTDSRGLMHCLWEIIDNSVDEALGGHCDHIEVILHDDGSVEVRDNGRGIPVDVEPKTGLSGVEVVMTKLHAGGKFGGGSYAASGGLHGVGASVVNALSARLDVEVDRGGHTHAISFRRGVPGAFAAAGPDAKFEAGSGVRKAKKIPKTRSGTRVRYWADRQIFLKDARLTLETLHQRARQTAFLVPGLTIVVRDEYGLGDGDSKGEESFRFDGGISEFCEFLATDKAVCDTLRFTGQGSFKETVPVLDEHGQMTPTEMTRELGVDVAMRWGTGYDTTLRSFVNIIATPKGGTHVAGFEQAVAKTVNEVLRTKKLLRVAEDDIVKDDALEGLTAVVTVRLAEPQFEGQTKEVLGTSAARRIVNTVISRELKAFLTSTKRDDAQQARVVLEKAVAAARTRIAARQHKDAQRRKTALETSSLPAKLADCRSDDVERSELFIVEGDSALGTAKLARNSEFQALLPIRGKILNVQKSSVTDMLKNAECGAIIQVIGAGSGRTFDIDAARYGKIIMMTDADVDGSHIRTLLLTLFHRYMRPMVESGRVFAAVPPLHRIELVQPKKGQEKYVYTYSDRELRDKLMDFQTKGIRYKDSIQRYKGLGEMDADQLAETTMDPRHRTLRRINLTDLDSAEHVFDLLMGNDVAPRKEFISNSAATLDRSRIDA is encoded by the coding sequence GTGACCGCCGAGACGTCCGTGCCGTCCACAGCGCTGCTGGCAGGAGCAGACCGGGACGGTTCCAACTACACCGCGCGGCACCTGCTCGTCCTCGAGGGGCTCGAGGCCGTGCGGAAACGCCCCGGGATGTACATCGGGTCGACCGACAGCCGCGGTCTGATGCACTGCCTGTGGGAGATCATCGACAACTCGGTGGACGAGGCCCTCGGGGGCCACTGCGACCACATCGAGGTGATCCTCCACGACGACGGTTCGGTGGAGGTCCGGGACAACGGCCGCGGCATCCCGGTCGACGTGGAACCCAAGACAGGCCTCTCCGGTGTCGAGGTCGTCATGACCAAGCTGCACGCCGGCGGCAAGTTCGGCGGCGGCTCGTACGCCGCGTCCGGCGGACTGCACGGCGTCGGCGCGTCCGTCGTCAACGCGCTGTCCGCGCGGCTGGACGTCGAGGTGGACCGCGGCGGGCACACCCACGCGATCAGCTTCCGCCGGGGGGTCCCCGGCGCCTTCGCCGCCGCGGGCCCCGACGCGAAGTTCGAGGCCGGGAGCGGGGTGCGCAAGGCCAAGAAGATCCCGAAGACCCGCAGCGGCACCCGGGTGCGCTACTGGGCCGACCGCCAGATCTTCCTCAAGGACGCCAGGCTCACCCTGGAGACCCTGCACCAGCGTGCCCGCCAGACCGCTTTCCTGGTGCCCGGCCTGACCATCGTCGTCCGCGACGAGTACGGGCTCGGCGACGGCGACAGCAAAGGCGAGGAGTCCTTCCGCTTCGACGGCGGCATCAGCGAGTTCTGCGAGTTCCTGGCCACCGACAAGGCCGTCTGCGACACCCTCCGCTTCACGGGCCAGGGCAGCTTCAAGGAGACGGTCCCGGTTCTGGACGAGCACGGCCAGATGACACCCACCGAGATGACCCGCGAACTCGGTGTCGACGTCGCGATGCGCTGGGGGACCGGCTACGACACGACGCTCCGGTCGTTCGTCAACATCATCGCCACCCCCAAGGGGGGCACCCACGTCGCCGGTTTCGAGCAGGCCGTCGCCAAGACGGTGAACGAGGTGCTGCGCACCAAGAAGCTGCTGCGCGTGGCCGAGGACGACATCGTCAAGGACGACGCCCTGGAGGGCCTCACGGCCGTCGTCACCGTCCGCCTGGCCGAGCCGCAGTTCGAGGGCCAGACCAAGGAGGTCCTCGGCACCTCGGCGGCCCGCCGCATCGTGAACACGGTGATCTCCCGGGAGCTCAAGGCCTTCCTGACCTCCACCAAGCGCGATGACGCCCAGCAGGCCCGGGTCGTCCTGGAGAAGGCCGTCGCGGCGGCCCGTACCCGTATCGCCGCCCGCCAGCACAAGGACGCCCAGCGCCGCAAGACCGCGCTGGAAACCTCCTCCCTGCCCGCCAAGCTGGCCGACTGCCGCAGCGACGACGTCGAGCGCAGTGAGCTGTTCATCGTCGAGGGGGACTCCGCGCTCGGTACGGCCAAGCTCGCCCGGAACTCCGAGTTCCAGGCGCTGCTGCCGATCCGCGGCAAGATCCTCAACGTTCAGAAGTCGTCCGTGACGGACATGCTGAAGAACGCGGAGTGCGGTGCGATCATCCAGGTCATAGGGGCCGGCTCGGGGCGGACCTTCGACATCGACGCGGCCCGCTACGGCAAGATCATCATGATGACCGACGCCGATGTGGACGGCTCCCACATCCGCACCCTGCTCCTGACGCTGTTCCACCGCTACATGCGGCCCATGGTCGAGTCCGGCCGGGTGTTCGCCGCGGTGCCGCCGCTGCACCGCATCGAACTCGTCCAGCCCAAGAAGGGGCAGGAGAAGTACGTCTACACGTACTCGGACCGCGAACTGCGCGACAAGCTGATGGACTTCCAGACCAAGGGCATCCGCTACAAGGACTCGATCCAGCGCTACAAGGGCCTCGGCGAGATGGACGCCGACCAGCTGGCCGAGACCACCATGGACCCGCGTCACCGCACCCTGCGCCGGATCAACCTCACCGATCTGGACTCCGCCGAGCATGTCTTCGATCTGCTCATGGGCAACGACGTCGCTCCGCGCAAGGAGTTCATCTCCAACTCGGCGGCGACGCTCGACCGGTCGCGCATCGACGCGTAG
- a CDS encoding DUF7455 domain-containing protein: MTTVLTPASPLTAADRCDRCGAQAYLRVVLLSGGELLFCAHHGRKFEPELKKIAAEIQDETERLTSPSASSAEEER, from the coding sequence GTGACTACTGTTCTGACCCCCGCGAGCCCGCTGACGGCCGCCGATCGCTGCGACCGCTGCGGCGCCCAGGCATACCTGCGCGTCGTCCTGCTGAGCGGCGGAGAACTGCTCTTCTGCGCCCACCACGGCCGCAAGTTCGAGCCGGAACTCAAGAAGATCGCCGCCGAGATACAGGACGAGACGGAGCGGCTGACCTCGCCCTCGGCGAGTTCCGCCGAGGAAGAGCGCTGA
- a CDS encoding S1 family peptidase, with the protein MRRRLARILVRPLALAAAATAIPLAAAAPAAPAAPGGVVVGGFPIDVSESPWTVALASRDRFGGTRAGQFCGGVAVGRTTVLTAAHCMGKETLGAAPDRVPDLRVISGRTELLSDRGEEIAVRKAWVNPDYDPASNSGDFAVLTLAAALPSEAVIGMAAAGDPGYRVGSAATVYGWGDTTGAGSFAGSLHAAHVRVLRDTLCEAAYPGGDEGEYRAGTMLCAGEEAGGPDACQGDSGGPLVARGRLIGLVSWGSGCGWESSPGVYTRVSEVVRTLDRTSA; encoded by the coding sequence ATGCGTCGTCGCCTAGCCCGGATTCTGGTCCGGCCACTGGCCCTCGCCGCCGCAGCGACCGCGATACCGCTGGCAGCGGCCGCTCCGGCGGCTCCAGCGGCCCCCGGCGGTGTCGTCGTCGGAGGATTCCCGATCGATGTGTCCGAGAGCCCGTGGACGGTGGCACTGGCCAGTCGTGACCGGTTCGGAGGTACCCGGGCGGGGCAGTTCTGCGGCGGTGTGGCCGTCGGCCGGACCACCGTGCTCACCGCTGCCCACTGCATGGGCAAGGAGACCCTGGGGGCCGCGCCGGACCGGGTGCCCGACCTCAGGGTGATATCGGGCCGTACGGAGTTGCTCTCGGACCGGGGCGAGGAGATAGCCGTCCGGAAGGCCTGGGTGAACCCGGACTACGACCCGGCCAGCAACTCCGGCGACTTCGCCGTACTCACCCTGGCCGCGGCGCTGCCCTCGGAGGCGGTCATCGGCATGGCCGCCGCGGGTGATCCCGGGTACCGGGTCGGCTCGGCCGCGACCGTCTACGGCTGGGGCGACACCACGGGTGCCGGTTCCTTCGCGGGCAGCCTGCACGCGGCACATGTGCGCGTCCTGCGCGACACCCTGTGCGAGGCCGCGTACCCGGGGGGTGACGAAGGCGAGTATCGCGCGGGGACCATGCTGTGCGCCGGTGAGGAGGCCGGCGGGCCGGACGCCTGCCAGGGGGACAGTGGTGGGCCGCTGGTGGCCCGGGGGCGGCTGATCGGCCTGGTGTCCTGGGGGAGCGGCTGCGGCTGGGAGAGTAGTCCGGGGGTCTACACGCGTGTGTCAGAGGTGGTGCGGACCCTCGACCGGACATCCGCGTGA